One window of the Carnobacterium maltaromaticum DSM 20342 genome contains the following:
- a CDS encoding glycosyltransferase family 2 protein, with translation MNPLVSIIIPVFNGEKTIVRAITSCLEQSYKNFEILIIDNCSNDNTSKLVQEFSDKQVNYIYTKDKGRALARNIGLNKAKGSYIQFLDADDSLEKDKLKVSVNYLEKDRTSQAYSTGIEYRNTDNQQLKVVYPKSHYEDELLAHNIFPIHSLVFRATDASVFPEELDYCEDWLFWVRTLLGSKIYFNDNYIGGTVYIHGENTMTQSNLMREYELYVQQRLKGEYKPSNLNLALKKNEISLLIIHYFNKKKLSLTKKSVSKNSKYTYLVVKVICNIPFLKKKLVKKVNSILAKDVYTGEEIK, from the coding sequence TTGAATCCATTAGTTTCAATAATTATTCCGGTCTTTAATGGTGAAAAAACAATAGTAAGAGCTATAACTTCTTGTTTAGAACAAAGTTATAAGAATTTTGAAATTTTAATTATAGATAATTGTTCGAATGATAACACTTCTAAACTTGTTCAAGAGTTTTCTGATAAACAAGTAAATTACATTTATACGAAAGACAAAGGCAGAGCATTAGCAAGAAATATTGGATTAAATAAAGCAAAAGGTTCCTACATTCAATTTTTAGATGCAGATGATTCTTTAGAGAAAGATAAATTAAAAGTAAGCGTAAATTATTTAGAAAAAGATAGAACGAGTCAAGCATACTCTACAGGAATTGAGTATCGAAACACAGATAATCAACAATTGAAAGTTGTATATCCTAAAAGCCATTATGAAGATGAGTTACTAGCACATAATATTTTTCCAATTCATTCTTTAGTATTTCGAGCAACGGATGCATCAGTTTTTCCTGAAGAGTTAGATTATTGTGAAGATTGGCTTTTTTGGGTCCGTACATTGTTAGGTTCAAAAATATATTTTAATGATAATTATATCGGTGGTACGGTTTATATACATGGAGAAAATACGATGACACAATCAAATTTAATGAGAGAATATGAGCTCTATGTGCAACAAAGGCTAAAAGGTGAATATAAACCCTCAAATTTAAATTTGGCTCTTAAAAAAAATGAAATATCTTTGTTAATTATACATTATTTTAATAAAAAGAAATTGAGTTTAACGAAAAAGAGTGTTAGTAAAAATTCGAAATATACTTATTTAGTTGTTAAAGTAATATGCAATATACCATTTTTGAAAAAAAAGTTAGTAAAAAAAGTAAACAGTATACTAGCTAAAGATGTATATACTGGAGAGGAAATAAAATGA
- a CDS encoding glycosyltransferase family 2 protein yields the protein MKKSVYFIVLNYNNAPDTIECIKSIENLNYQNVQVVLVDNLSTDDSEEILKKELPNYTLIQTGSNAGYAAGNNKGIKYAIEDGADYVCILNNDVIVDPNFLTVLVDYLENNSQVGVVGPRICEYEDPAILESAGSTVDFNKGKVTRLYYGEKEDKVFGKVIPCDYVGGACMLLDVKLIKEVGYIPENYFLFYEENEWCVTIKKAGYEVVCVADAKVIHKGSASINKVSGLSEYFMYRNLVVFMQRNATFKNKIIFYPYLFLFSLKSGFFKENGWRFASYFYDGLTGKNKYKNKL from the coding sequence ATGAAAAAATCAGTCTATTTTATTGTTTTAAATTATAATAATGCCCCTGATACAATTGAGTGTATTAAGAGTATTGAAAATTTAAATTATCAGAATGTCCAAGTGGTATTGGTCGATAATCTATCTACAGATGACTCTGAAGAAATTTTAAAAAAAGAGTTGCCTAACTATACATTGATTCAAACTGGCAGCAATGCTGGTTATGCAGCAGGCAATAATAAAGGAATTAAATATGCAATTGAAGATGGAGCAGATTATGTTTGTATTCTAAATAATGACGTTATTGTTGACCCAAACTTTTTGACAGTACTAGTTGATTATTTAGAAAACAATAGTCAAGTTGGTGTTGTTGGACCACGAATATGTGAGTATGAAGACCCGGCTATTTTAGAATCTGCTGGTTCAACTGTTGATTTTAATAAAGGTAAAGTGACCAGATTATATTATGGTGAAAAAGAAGATAAGGTATTTGGAAAAGTAATCCCATGTGATTATGTTGGTGGTGCATGTATGCTTTTAGATGTTAAATTAATTAAAGAGGTTGGTTATATTCCAGAAAATTATTTTCTCTTTTATGAAGAAAATGAATGGTGTGTGACTATAAAAAAAGCAGGTTATGAAGTAGTTTGTGTTGCAGACGCTAAAGTAATACACAAAGGTTCAGCATCTATTAATAAAGTATCTGGTCTTTCTGAATATTTTATGTATCGAAATTTAGTTGTTTTTATGCAACGTAATGCAACGTTTAAGAATAAGATCATATTTTATCCGTATCTCTTTTTATTTTCTTTGAAAAGTGGTTTTTTTAAAGAAAACGGCTGGCGTTTCGCAAGTTATTTTTATGATGGATTAACCGGAAAAAACAAATATAAAAATAAATTATGA
- a CDS encoding nicotinate phosphoribosyltransferase, protein MNKIYPDDSWSLHTDLYQINMMKTYWELGKADKHAVFECYFRVNPFENGYAIFAGLERIVGYLERLTFSESDIDYLREAEEYPEAFLTYLANFKFKATIRSVEEGELVFSNEPLVQVEGPLADCQLIETALLNIVNYQTLIATKAARIKSVVGTDPLLEFGTRRAQEMDAAIWGTRAAYIGGCDATSNVRAGKIFGIPASGTHAHSLVQTYRNDYDAFKAYATTHKDCVFLVDTYDTLKSGVPNAIRVAKEFGNKINFLGVRLDSGDMAYISKRVRQQLDAAGYEDVKIYASNNLDEKTILNLKMQGAKIDVWGVGTKLITAYDQPALGAVYKLVSIEDENGKMVDTIKLSGNAEKVSTPGKKQVWRITANEDGKSEGDYITLWDEEPDKAEELYMFHPVHTYINKTVTNFNARPLLKDIFINGKLVYALPNLAEVKKYATTNLESLWDEYKRNLNPEPYPVDLSKICYDHKMANIELARKQVKEQEAYFNK, encoded by the coding sequence ATGAACAAAATATATCCGGATGATAGTTGGTCTTTACACACAGACTTATATCAAATAAATATGATGAAAACTTATTGGGAATTAGGAAAAGCTGATAAACATGCAGTTTTTGAATGTTATTTTAGAGTAAATCCATTTGAGAATGGCTATGCTATATTTGCTGGTTTAGAACGGATTGTGGGTTATTTAGAACGCTTAACTTTTAGTGAATCTGACATTGATTACTTAAGAGAAGCAGAAGAATACCCAGAAGCATTTTTGACTTATTTAGCCAATTTTAAATTTAAAGCAACTATTCGTTCAGTTGAAGAAGGCGAACTCGTATTTAGTAATGAACCATTAGTCCAAGTTGAGGGACCTTTAGCAGACTGTCAATTAATTGAAACGGCTTTATTAAATATTGTTAATTATCAAACTTTAATAGCGACGAAAGCTGCTCGAATTAAATCAGTTGTTGGAACAGATCCATTGTTGGAATTCGGTACAAGAAGAGCTCAAGAAATGGATGCAGCGATATGGGGAACACGAGCAGCTTATATTGGTGGATGTGATGCAACTAGTAATGTGCGAGCGGGGAAGATTTTTGGTATTCCAGCAAGCGGAACGCATGCACATTCTTTAGTTCAAACGTATCGCAATGATTATGATGCTTTTAAAGCTTATGCAACAACCCATAAAGATTGTGTATTTTTAGTGGATACGTACGATACATTAAAATCAGGTGTTCCAAATGCTATTCGAGTTGCCAAGGAATTTGGCAATAAAATCAATTTTTTAGGCGTTCGTTTAGATAGTGGGGATATGGCTTATATTTCGAAAAGAGTTCGTCAACAGTTAGATGCTGCGGGTTACGAAGATGTTAAAATATATGCATCAAATAATTTAGATGAAAAAACAATTTTAAATTTAAAAATGCAAGGTGCTAAAATTGATGTTTGGGGTGTAGGAACGAAACTAATTACTGCCTATGATCAACCAGCATTGGGAGCCGTTTATAAATTAGTTTCAATTGAAGATGAGAATGGAAAAATGGTTGATACAATCAAATTATCTGGCAATGCTGAAAAAGTTTCAACACCAGGTAAAAAACAAGTTTGGCGTATTACGGCAAATGAAGATGGGAAGTCAGAAGGCGATTATATTACCTTATGGGATGAAGAACCAGATAAGGCTGAAGAACTTTATATGTTCCATCCTGTCCATACGTATATTAATAAAACTGTTACTAACTTCAATGCTCGTCCTTTATTAAAAGATATTTTTATTAATGGGAAATTAGTTTATGCCTTACCAAATTTAGCTGAAGTAAAGAAATATGCGACGACTAATTTAGAGTCTCTTTGGGATGAGTATAAACGTAATTTAAATCCAGAACCTTACCCAGTTGATTTATCAAAAATTTGTTACGATCATAAAATGGCCAATATTGAATTGGCTAGGAAACAAGTAAAAGAACAAGAAGCATATTTTAATAAGTAA
- the nadE gene encoding ammonia-dependent NAD(+) synthetase → MSSLQKKIISEMHVQPELDVDNEIRKSIDFIKNYMLKHPFLKSVVLGISGGQDSTLTGKLAQLAITELRNETSNSDYQFIAVRLPYGEQADEEDAMDAINFIGADKVLRVNIKPATDANSQTLEEIGVPISDFDKGNIKARERMIAQYAIAGAYQGTVLGTDHSAESVTGFYTKYGDGGTDINPIFRLNKRQGRALLKALQAPTHLYEKTPTADLEDNKPGLADEVALGVTYDDLDDYLEGKDVPTEVADKIEGWYLKTQHKRHLPITIFDDFWK, encoded by the coding sequence ATGTCAAGTTTACAAAAAAAAATCATTTCAGAAATGCACGTACAACCTGAATTAGATGTGGATAATGAAATTAGAAAAAGTATCGATTTTATAAAAAATTATATGTTGAAGCATCCGTTCTTAAAGTCTGTTGTATTAGGCATTAGTGGGGGACAAGATTCAACTTTAACTGGTAAATTAGCCCAATTAGCGATCACCGAGCTAAGAAATGAAACTAGCAATTCAGACTATCAATTTATTGCTGTACGTTTACCTTATGGCGAACAGGCTGACGAAGAAGATGCGATGGATGCTATAAACTTTATAGGTGCAGATAAGGTACTAAGAGTAAATATTAAACCTGCAACAGATGCAAATAGCCAGACGTTGGAAGAAATTGGTGTACCGATTAGTGATTTTGATAAAGGCAATATTAAAGCTCGTGAAAGAATGATTGCTCAATATGCTATTGCAGGAGCGTATCAAGGCACTGTTCTAGGAACGGATCATTCTGCAGAGTCAGTTACTGGATTTTATACAAAATATGGAGATGGCGGAACAGATATTAATCCAATCTTTAGATTAAACAAACGCCAAGGTAGAGCACTCTTGAAAGCTCTACAAGCTCCTACACATTTATATGAAAAAACGCCAACTGCAGATTTAGAAGATAATAAACCTGGTTTGGCAGATGAAGTGGCCTTAGGCGTAACGTATGATGATTTAGATGACTATCTAGAAGGAAAAGATGTACCAACAGAAGTAGCTGATAAGATTGAAGGATGGTACCTAAAAACGCAGCATAAACGTCATTTACCAATTACTATTTTTGATGATTTTTGGAAATAA
- a CDS encoding GtrA family protein, with product MKKIIELATKYREVLMYLIFGVLTTIINIFVFYIFKDTLTIDYRTSNVIAWFLSVLFAFLTNKYFVFASSGKNKQAFFKEMGLFFWYRLLSLVIDMIMMIVMVSGLGIDALIAKLITQVVIVVINYVFSKLLIFNDKQA from the coding sequence ATGAAAAAAATAATTGAGTTAGCGACTAAATATCGTGAAGTATTAATGTATTTAATTTTTGGTGTATTAACAACTATAATTAATATTTTTGTGTTTTATATCTTTAAAGATACCTTAACAATAGATTATCGAACGAGTAATGTAATTGCTTGGTTTCTTTCTGTTTTATTCGCTTTTCTGACGAATAAATATTTTGTTTTTGCTTCAAGTGGTAAAAATAAACAAGCTTTTTTTAAAGAAATGGGATTGTTTTTTTGGTATAGGTTGTTGTCATTAGTTATTGATATGATTATGATGATCGTTATGGTTTCAGGGTTAGGAATAGATGCACTAATAGCTAAATTAATCACACAAGTAGTTATCGTGGTTATAAATTATGTATTTAGCAAGTTGTTAATTTTTAATGATAAACAGGCATGA